The following are from one region of the Sorghum bicolor cultivar BTx623 chromosome 2, Sorghum_bicolor_NCBIv3, whole genome shotgun sequence genome:
- the LOC110433189 gene encoding uncharacterized protein LOC110433189 isoform X1 produces MWQAVPRHFNTYRHHAKQGELSKQLLNSSSYGVVAAFSVLKTISYLLMLFAVLISSQWSVVAAGVPCGANQPPGRARGQRLARLRGHQRRKVQQDEPKAVVADLKCDQRRRCSKRNQKVRGFHFPDCSSEEGSCQVFEGDNQEDEPEEDEEVHSSDATIGSAAILVKSCNDPNMDQVVVLVMEEQSTKIQLLHNRRPEKN; encoded by the exons ATGTGGCAAGCTGTACCACGGCACTTCAATACATATCGCCATCACGCCAAGCAAGGTGAGCTTTCAAAGCAATTGCTGAATTCTTCATCATATGGAGTTGTTGCGGCTTTCTCTGTTTTAAAAACGATCAGCTACTTGCTAATGTTATTTGCAGTACTAATCAGCAGTCAATGGTCCGTGGTTGCTGCCGGGGTCCCTTGCGGTGCTAATCAGCCACCCGGACGAGCCAGAGGACAGCGTCTCGCAAGGCTGCGGGGGCATCAAAGGAGGAAGGTGCAGCAAGACGAACCGAAAG CTGTTGTCGCAGATCTGAAATGTGACCAAAGGAGAAGGTGCAGCAAGAGAAACCAAAAGGTTAGAGGATTTCACTTCCCTGATTGCTCCAGTGAAGAAGGAAGTTGCCAAGTTTTCGAAGGAGACAACCAAGAGGATGAaccagaggaggatgaggaag TTCATTCTTCTGATGCAACCATAGGGTCTGCTGCTATTTTGGTTAAGAGCTGCAATGATCCTAACATGGACCAAGTGGTGGTGCTTGTTATGGAGGAACAGTCCACAAAGATACAACTTTTGCATAATAGAAGGCCTGAAAAGAATTGA
- the LOC110433189 gene encoding uncharacterized protein LOC110433189 isoform X3: protein MWQAVPRHFNTYRHHAKQGELSKQLLNSSSYGVVAAFSVLKTISYLLMLFAVLISSQWSVVAAGVPCGANQPPGRARGQRLARLRGHQRRKVQQDEPKAVVADLKCDQRRRCSKRNQKVRGFHFPDCSSEEGSCQVFEGDNQEDEPEEDEEGMLRKQKLQCA from the exons ATGTGGCAAGCTGTACCACGGCACTTCAATACATATCGCCATCACGCCAAGCAAGGTGAGCTTTCAAAGCAATTGCTGAATTCTTCATCATATGGAGTTGTTGCGGCTTTCTCTGTTTTAAAAACGATCAGCTACTTGCTAATGTTATTTGCAGTACTAATCAGCAGTCAATGGTCCGTGGTTGCTGCCGGGGTCCCTTGCGGTGCTAATCAGCCACCCGGACGAGCCAGAGGACAGCGTCTCGCAAGGCTGCGGGGGCATCAAAGGAGGAAGGTGCAGCAAGACGAACCGAAAG CTGTTGTCGCAGATCTGAAATGTGACCAAAGGAGAAGGTGCAGCAAGAGAAACCAAAAGGTTAGAGGATTTCACTTCCCTGATTGCTCCAGTGAAGAAGGAAGTTGCCAAGTTTTCGAAGGAGACAACCAAGAGGATGAaccagaggaggatgaggaag GGATGTTGAGGAAGCAGAAGCTGCAGTGTGCTTGA
- the LOC110433189 gene encoding uncharacterized protein LOC110433189 isoform X2, translated as MWQAVPRHFNTYRHHAKQGELSKQLLNSSSYGVVAAFSVLKTISYLLMLFAVLISSQWSVVAAGVPCGANQPPGRARGQRLARLRGHQRRKVQQDEPKDLKCDQRRRCSKRNQKVRGFHFPDCSSEEGSCQVFEGDNQEDEPEEDEEVHSSDATIGSAAILVKSCNDPNMDQVVVLVMEEQSTKIQLLHNRRPEKN; from the exons ATGTGGCAAGCTGTACCACGGCACTTCAATACATATCGCCATCACGCCAAGCAAGGTGAGCTTTCAAAGCAATTGCTGAATTCTTCATCATATGGAGTTGTTGCGGCTTTCTCTGTTTTAAAAACGATCAGCTACTTGCTAATGTTATTTGCAGTACTAATCAGCAGTCAATGGTCCGTGGTTGCTGCCGGGGTCCCTTGCGGTGCTAATCAGCCACCCGGACGAGCCAGAGGACAGCGTCTCGCAAGGCTGCGGGGGCATCAAAGGAGGAAGGTGCAGCAAGACGAACCGAAAG ATCTGAAATGTGACCAAAGGAGAAGGTGCAGCAAGAGAAACCAAAAGGTTAGAGGATTTCACTTCCCTGATTGCTCCAGTGAAGAAGGAAGTTGCCAAGTTTTCGAAGGAGACAACCAAGAGGATGAaccagaggaggatgaggaag TTCATTCTTCTGATGCAACCATAGGGTCTGCTGCTATTTTGGTTAAGAGCTGCAATGATCCTAACATGGACCAAGTGGTGGTGCTTGTTATGGAGGAACAGTCCACAAAGATACAACTTTTGCATAATAGAAGGCCTGAAAAGAATTGA